In Primulina eburnea isolate SZY01 chromosome 3, ASM2296580v1, whole genome shotgun sequence, one DNA window encodes the following:
- the LOC140826924 gene encoding uncharacterized protein — MGKAHNKRLPVVQHQQSDGSAVSTATLLCRRFWLTLFTLKCAVVLLLGVAAFLSAVLSILPIRYRHAGFDAKDSIKLAATVQAYFELHKPVSEFIPYIRRLEYDINGEIGVPYSKVVVLSMHQASVSDPTNVVFGFLFDSIDSSMYPVSLSLLKSSLVDLFLQQYNLTLTSSIFGSTSSFEILKFPGGITIIPEPAAMILQIPQILFKFTLNSSIYDIKENILELKEQLRMGLQLMPNEVVLIHVTNNKGSTKDPPVTLEASVVSDIGTLQPQRLKQIARIIARSPPAENLGLNHTVFGKVKEISLSSFLKHSLHAPTPTPSPSPSPSPSPSPSPEHIPLMAPSFSPSFPPKFQHSLSPCPNCYTSSPSDAGQIFAPSPPPISKSPEPSVAHSNQRRITTDPPGSSPTSHPSQICPDLSPSTHFEPPLAGPARHVSRSLSPLASISHASRGLDERSENSFMSTPHVSSSFKSTSCTICKLIWWFCLTGLLAFLLMGTP; from the exons ATGGGGAAAGCTCACAACAAGAGACTGCCGGTTGTGCAGCATCAACAGTCTGATGGCAGCGCTGTTTCTACGGCGACCTTACTCTGCCGGAGATTTTGGCTGACACTCTTCACTCTCAAATGCGCCGTCGTGTTATTGCTCGGTGTCGCTGCTTTTCTTTCTGCCGTTTTATCTATCCTCCCTATTCGTTATCGGCACGCTGGGTTTGATGCCAAAGACTCCATCAAGCTAGCTG CCACTGTTCAAGCATACTTTGAACTTCATAAACCAGTTTCAGAATTTATTCCATACATAAGAAGATTAGAATATGATATCAATGGGGAGATAGGTGTCCCATACTCAAAG GTCGTTGTTCTTTCCATGCACCAGGCCAGTGTGTCGGATCCGACCAATGTGGTGTTTGGATTCCTTTTTGATTCAATCGATAGTTCAATGTATCCGGTGTCCTTAAGTCTGCTCAAGTCGTCCTTAGTAGATTTGTTTCTTCAACAATACAACTTGACATTGACCTCTTCAATTTTTGGATCTACATCTtcatttgaaattttgaaatttccTGGTGGGATCACTATTATACCAGAGCCAGCTGCAATGATCTTACAGATACCTCAGATCCTGTTTAAGTTCACTCTCAACAGCtcaatttatgatataaaagaaaatattttggagCTCAAGGAACAGCTAAGGATGGGATTGCAGTTGATGCCCAATGAG GTAGTGTTAATACATGTAACCAACAATAAGGGCTCCACAAAAGATCCACCAGTTACGCTTGAAGCTTCAGTTGTGTCTGACATAGGAACTTTACAGCCACAAAGATTGAAACAGATAGCACGAATAATTGCCAGATCCCCTCCTGCAGAAAATCTTGGCCTTAATCATACTGTCTTTGGCAAAGTCAAGGAAATTAGCTTATCCTCATTTCTAAAGCATTCACTTCATGCACCAACACCAACTCCATCTCCTTCCCCATCTCCATCTCCATCTCCATCTCCATCTCCGGAGCATATCCCATTAATGGCACCATCATTTTCTCCATCCTTTCCACCTAAATTTCAGCATTCGCTCTCACCTTGTCCCAACTGCTATACCTCTTCACCATCTGATGCTGGCCAGATTTTCGCCCCCAGTCCACCTCCAATATCTAAATCCCCTGAACCTTCAGTAGCTCACAGCAATCAACGTCGCATTACCACCGATCCACCTGGTTCTTCGCCTACTTCTCATCCTAGCCAAATATGTCCTGATTTGTCCCCTTCTACCCACTTTGAGCCACCTCTTGCCGGTCCTGCACGACATGTTTCTCGAAGTCTTTCTCCACTGGCTTCTATCTCACATGCTTCTCGAGGTCTGGATGAAAGGAGTGAGAACAGTTTCATGTCTACACCACATGTTTCATCGTCCTTCAAATCTACGTCAT GTACCATCTGCAAGTTAATCTGGTGGTTCTGCTTAACTGGGCTCTTGGCGTTTCTCCTCATGGGGACACCATAA